The following coding sequences lie in one Phalacrocorax carbo chromosome 3, bPhaCar2.1, whole genome shotgun sequence genomic window:
- the ENPP5 gene encoding ectonucleotide pyrophosphatase/phosphodiesterase family member 5, whose product MCPQKRGRIPSRIAMNCYWKVLAIFLLFLPRALSLQPAQPRVLLVSFDGFRWDYIYKVSTPNFHYVMENGVHVKQVTNVFITKTYPNHYTMVTGLYAESHGVVANEMYDPILNETFSLNKMDIHNSKFWEEASPIWVTNQGEGHKTGAAMWPGTDVKIHGVLPTYYMPYNESVSFEDRVARLIDWFSSEEPINFGLLYWEQPDEMGHILGPENPLMGPIISDIDKKLGYLMSELKKAKLWDVINVIITSDHGMSQSSSERLIELDQYVNRELYKVIDHSPAVAILPKEGKLDEVYEALANAHPNMTVYKKEQIPDRLHYKHNNKIQPILAVADKGWEIVFNKSEGFQFGNHGYDNILPEMHPILLAVGPAFRKNATKGFMNATDLYPLLCHLLGINPLPNNGSFNAVKDMLAEEVPVAFGADTYATIIGVFLGSFLVMVFIAVFVKHFILTQANTMQMQRTEAAQPLLQD is encoded by the exons ATGTGTCCTCAGAAGAGGGGACGAATACCTTCCAGAATAGCCATGAACTGTTACTGGAAAGTCCTGGCAATTTTCTTACTATTTCTTCCACGGGCATTGTCTctccagccagcccagcccagagTGTTGCTAGTATCTTTTGATGGATTTCGATGGGATTACATCTATAAAGTCTCAACTCCCAATTTTCACTATGTCATGGAGAATGGTGTTCATGTCAAACAGGTCACTAACGTGTTTATAACGAAAACTTATCCTAATCATTATACAATGGTGACTGGTCTCTATGCAGAAAGCCACGGTGTAGTTGCTAACGAGATGTATGATCCTATTCTGAATGAAACTTTCTCTCTGAACAAAATGGATATCCATAACTCCAAGTTCTGGGAAGAAGCCAGCCCAATATGGGTAACAAACCAGGGGGAAGGACATAAAACCGGAGCAGCTATGTGGCCTGGAACAGATGTGAAAATCCATGGAGTCCTTCCTACATATTATATGCCCTACAATGAATCTGTTTCCTTTGAAGACAGAGTTGCTAGGCTTATTGACTGGTTTTCATCAGAAGAACCCATAAACTTTGGTCTCCTATATTGGGAACAGCCTGATGAGATGGGCCATATTCTGGGTCCTGAAAACCCACTTATGGGACCGATAATTAGTGATATTGACAAAAAGCTGGGATATCTTATGTCTGAACTGAAGAAAGCGAAGCTGTGGGATGTGATAAATGTCATAATCACAAGTGATCACGGAATGTCGCAGTCCTCCTCGGAAAGGCTCATTGAGCTTGATCAGTACGTGAACAGAGAGCTCTATAAAGTCATTGACCATTCTCCTGCAGTAGCTATTTTGCCAAAAGAAG gCAAACTGGATGAAGTATACGAAGCTTTGGCCAATGCTCATCCCAACATGACTGTGTATAAAAAGGAGCAGATTCCAGATAGATTACATTACAAACACAACAATAAAATTCAGCCAATCTTAGCAGTGGCCGATAAAGGATGGGAAATTGTATTTAATAAGTCTGAAGGTTTTCAAT TTGGTAATCATGGATATGACAACATCTTACCAGAAATGCATCCAATTCTTTTGGCAGTTGGGCCTGCTTTCAGGAAGAATGCCACCAAAGGATTCATGAATGCTACAGACTTGTACCCCTTATTGTGCCATCTACTTGGTATTAACCCGCTGCCAAACAATGGTTCGTTCAACGCTGTGAAAGATATGCTTGCTGAAGAAGTTCCTGTAGCCTTTGGAGCAGACACCTATGCTACCATTATAGGAGTCTTTCTGGGCAGCTTTCTTGTTATGGTTTTTATTGCAGTATTTGTTAAGCATTTTATCCTCACCCAAGCAAATACCATGCAAATGCAACGTACTGAAGCTGCCCAGCCACTGTTGCAAGATTAA
- the ENPP4 gene encoding bis(5'-adenosyl)-triphosphatase ENPP4 isoform X2 yields the protein MPYLQIFQVPLPTCWKYFEVSTMNSMLTLFFSGVVACCAHSAGDSVSRLLLVSFDGFRADYLETYKLPHLQEFIEDGVLVKQVTNSFITKTFPNHYTIVTGLYEESHGIVANDMYDADAKKKFSQFNDSDPFWWNEAVPIWVTNQQQGNGVSAAAMWPGTDVKINDTTPRFFMKYNFSVTFEERVEKIVAWLNSSNPVVNFATLYWEEPDASGHKYGPDDTENMRRVLEEVDNHIGFLTNKLKSLGLWDTINIIITSDHGMASCSAKKLIILDNCIGRNNYTLIDKSPVAAVLPRQNKRDVYNLLKKCNNHMKVYLKEKIPDRFHYRHNKRIQPIILVADEGWTIVQNESLSKCDHGYDNALPSMHPFLAARGPAFHRGYKQSTMNNVDIYPMMCHILGLTPQPHNGTFRNTKCLLADQWCINLPEAIGIVIGAFMILTTFTCIIIISKNRVAPARPFSRLQLQYDDDNPLIG from the exons ATGCCTTATCTTCAAATTTTTCAGGTGCCTCTGCCTACCTGCTGGAAATACTTTGAAGTATCAACAATGAACTCGATgctaacattatttttttctggagtagTTGCCTGTTGCGCTCACTCTGCTGGTGATTCAGTCTCCAGGTTACTCCTTGTGTCCTTTGATGGCTTCAGGGCTGATTACTTGGAAACCTATAAACTTCCTCATCTCCAGGAGTTCATTGAGGATGGCGTGCTTGTAAAACAAGTTACAAACTCTTTTATCACCAAGACTTTCCCAAACCATTATACCATAGTGACAGGCTTATATGAAGAAAGCCATGGCATCGTGGCTAATGACATGTACGATGCAGATGCCAAGAAAAAGTTTTCACAGTTCAACGATTCAGATCCCTTCTGGTGGAATGAGGCAGTTCCAATTTGGGTAACAAATCAACAGCAGGGAAATGGAGTGAGTGCTGCTGCCATGTGGCCCGGTACCGATGTAAAAATTAATGATACGACCCCTCGATTCTTTATGAAGTACAACTTTTCAGTAACGTTTGAGGAGAGAGTGGAGAAAATCGTTGCATGGCTGAACAGCTCTAATCCAGTAGTCAATTTTGCTACGTTATACTGGGAAGAACCAGATGCAAGTGGGCACAAGTATGGACCAGATGACACTGAGAACATGCGCAGAGTATTAGAAGAAGTGGATAATCATATTGGTTTCCTTACTAATAAATTGAAGTCATTAGGTTTGTGGGACACTATTAATATCATAATAACGAGCGATCATGGAATGGCCTCCTGCTCTGCAAAGAAGCTGATTATCCTGGATAACTGCATTGGTCGCAACAACTATACTCTGATAGACAAGAGTCCCGttgctgcagtgctgccaaGGCAga acAAAAGAGACGTGTATAACTTACTGAAAAAATGCAACAATCACATGAAAGTAtatctcaaagaaaaaattccAGACAGATTTCATTATCGTCATAATAAGAGAATTCAACCCATAATTCTGGTTGCAGATGAAGGCTGGACTATTGTACAAAATGAGTCACTTTCAAAAT GCGACCACGGCTATGACAACGCTCTCCCAAGCATGCATCCGTTCCTGGCTGCTCGCGGGCCTGCTTTTCATCGGGGTTACAAGCAGAGCACCATGAACAACGTTGATATTTACCCAATGATGTGCCACATCCTGGGACTGACACCACAGCCGCACAATGGCACTTTCAGGAACACCAAGTGCTTGCTCGCTGACCAGTGGTGCATAAATCTTCCAGAAGCTATTGGGATTGTTATTGGGGCTTTTATGATACTGACTACTTTCACCTGCATTATAATAATCTCAAAGAATAGAGTAGCTCCTGCACGGCCATTTTCCCGACTTCAGTTACAATATGACGATGACAATCCTTTAATTGGATAG
- the ENPP4 gene encoding bis(5'-adenosyl)-triphosphatase ENPP4 isoform X1, which translates to MPYLQIFQVPLPTCWKYFEVSTMNSMLTLFFSGVVACCAHSAGDSVSRLLLVSFDGFRADYLETYKLPHLQEFIEDGVLVKQVTNSFITKTFPNHYTIVTGLYEESHGIVANDMYDADAKKKFSQFNDSDPFWWNEAVPIWVTNQQQGNGVSAAAMWPGTDVKINDTTPRFFMKYNFSVTFEERVEKIVAWLNSSNPVVNFATLYWEEPDASGHKYGPDDTENMRRVLEEVDNHIGFLTNKLKSLGLWDTINIIITSDHGMASCSAKKLIILDNCIGRNNYTLIDKSPVAAVLPRQNKRDVYNLLKKCNNHMKVYLKEKIPDRFHYRHNKRIQPIILVADEGWTIVQNESLSKLGDHGYDNALPSMHPFLAARGPAFHRGYKQSTMNNVDIYPMMCHILGLTPQPHNGTFRNTKCLLADQWCINLPEAIGIVIGAFMILTTFTCIIIISKNRVAPARPFSRLQLQYDDDNPLIG; encoded by the exons ATGCCTTATCTTCAAATTTTTCAGGTGCCTCTGCCTACCTGCTGGAAATACTTTGAAGTATCAACAATGAACTCGATgctaacattatttttttctggagtagTTGCCTGTTGCGCTCACTCTGCTGGTGATTCAGTCTCCAGGTTACTCCTTGTGTCCTTTGATGGCTTCAGGGCTGATTACTTGGAAACCTATAAACTTCCTCATCTCCAGGAGTTCATTGAGGATGGCGTGCTTGTAAAACAAGTTACAAACTCTTTTATCACCAAGACTTTCCCAAACCATTATACCATAGTGACAGGCTTATATGAAGAAAGCCATGGCATCGTGGCTAATGACATGTACGATGCAGATGCCAAGAAAAAGTTTTCACAGTTCAACGATTCAGATCCCTTCTGGTGGAATGAGGCAGTTCCAATTTGGGTAACAAATCAACAGCAGGGAAATGGAGTGAGTGCTGCTGCCATGTGGCCCGGTACCGATGTAAAAATTAATGATACGACCCCTCGATTCTTTATGAAGTACAACTTTTCAGTAACGTTTGAGGAGAGAGTGGAGAAAATCGTTGCATGGCTGAACAGCTCTAATCCAGTAGTCAATTTTGCTACGTTATACTGGGAAGAACCAGATGCAAGTGGGCACAAGTATGGACCAGATGACACTGAGAACATGCGCAGAGTATTAGAAGAAGTGGATAATCATATTGGTTTCCTTACTAATAAATTGAAGTCATTAGGTTTGTGGGACACTATTAATATCATAATAACGAGCGATCATGGAATGGCCTCCTGCTCTGCAAAGAAGCTGATTATCCTGGATAACTGCATTGGTCGCAACAACTATACTCTGATAGACAAGAGTCCCGttgctgcagtgctgccaaGGCAga acAAAAGAGACGTGTATAACTTACTGAAAAAATGCAACAATCACATGAAAGTAtatctcaaagaaaaaattccAGACAGATTTCATTATCGTCATAATAAGAGAATTCAACCCATAATTCTGGTTGCAGATGAAGGCTGGACTATTGTACAAAATGAGTCACTTTCAAAAT TAGGCGACCACGGCTATGACAACGCTCTCCCAAGCATGCATCCGTTCCTGGCTGCTCGCGGGCCTGCTTTTCATCGGGGTTACAAGCAGAGCACCATGAACAACGTTGATATTTACCCAATGATGTGCCACATCCTGGGACTGACACCACAGCCGCACAATGGCACTTTCAGGAACACCAAGTGCTTGCTCGCTGACCAGTGGTGCATAAATCTTCCAGAAGCTATTGGGATTGTTATTGGGGCTTTTATGATACTGACTACTTTCACCTGCATTATAATAATCTCAAAGAATAGAGTAGCTCCTGCACGGCCATTTTCCCGACTTCAGTTACAATATGACGATGACAATCCTTTAATTGGATAG
- the ENPP4 gene encoding bis(5'-adenosyl)-triphosphatase ENPP4 isoform X3: MNSMLTLFFSGVVACCAHSAGDSVSRLLLVSFDGFRADYLETYKLPHLQEFIEDGVLVKQVTNSFITKTFPNHYTIVTGLYEESHGIVANDMYDADAKKKFSQFNDSDPFWWNEAVPIWVTNQQQGNGVSAAAMWPGTDVKINDTTPRFFMKYNFSVTFEERVEKIVAWLNSSNPVVNFATLYWEEPDASGHKYGPDDTENMRRVLEEVDNHIGFLTNKLKSLGLWDTINIIITSDHGMASCSAKKLIILDNCIGRNNYTLIDKSPVAAVLPRQNKRDVYNLLKKCNNHMKVYLKEKIPDRFHYRHNKRIQPIILVADEGWTIVQNESLSKLGDHGYDNALPSMHPFLAARGPAFHRGYKQSTMNNVDIYPMMCHILGLTPQPHNGTFRNTKCLLADQWCINLPEAIGIVIGAFMILTTFTCIIIISKNRVAPARPFSRLQLQYDDDNPLIG, from the exons ATGAACTCGATgctaacattatttttttctggagtagTTGCCTGTTGCGCTCACTCTGCTGGTGATTCAGTCTCCAGGTTACTCCTTGTGTCCTTTGATGGCTTCAGGGCTGATTACTTGGAAACCTATAAACTTCCTCATCTCCAGGAGTTCATTGAGGATGGCGTGCTTGTAAAACAAGTTACAAACTCTTTTATCACCAAGACTTTCCCAAACCATTATACCATAGTGACAGGCTTATATGAAGAAAGCCATGGCATCGTGGCTAATGACATGTACGATGCAGATGCCAAGAAAAAGTTTTCACAGTTCAACGATTCAGATCCCTTCTGGTGGAATGAGGCAGTTCCAATTTGGGTAACAAATCAACAGCAGGGAAATGGAGTGAGTGCTGCTGCCATGTGGCCCGGTACCGATGTAAAAATTAATGATACGACCCCTCGATTCTTTATGAAGTACAACTTTTCAGTAACGTTTGAGGAGAGAGTGGAGAAAATCGTTGCATGGCTGAACAGCTCTAATCCAGTAGTCAATTTTGCTACGTTATACTGGGAAGAACCAGATGCAAGTGGGCACAAGTATGGACCAGATGACACTGAGAACATGCGCAGAGTATTAGAAGAAGTGGATAATCATATTGGTTTCCTTACTAATAAATTGAAGTCATTAGGTTTGTGGGACACTATTAATATCATAATAACGAGCGATCATGGAATGGCCTCCTGCTCTGCAAAGAAGCTGATTATCCTGGATAACTGCATTGGTCGCAACAACTATACTCTGATAGACAAGAGTCCCGttgctgcagtgctgccaaGGCAga acAAAAGAGACGTGTATAACTTACTGAAAAAATGCAACAATCACATGAAAGTAtatctcaaagaaaaaattccAGACAGATTTCATTATCGTCATAATAAGAGAATTCAACCCATAATTCTGGTTGCAGATGAAGGCTGGACTATTGTACAAAATGAGTCACTTTCAAAAT TAGGCGACCACGGCTATGACAACGCTCTCCCAAGCATGCATCCGTTCCTGGCTGCTCGCGGGCCTGCTTTTCATCGGGGTTACAAGCAGAGCACCATGAACAACGTTGATATTTACCCAATGATGTGCCACATCCTGGGACTGACACCACAGCCGCACAATGGCACTTTCAGGAACACCAAGTGCTTGCTCGCTGACCAGTGGTGCATAAATCTTCCAGAAGCTATTGGGATTGTTATTGGGGCTTTTATGATACTGACTACTTTCACCTGCATTATAATAATCTCAAAGAATAGAGTAGCTCCTGCACGGCCATTTTCCCGACTTCAGTTACAATATGACGATGACAATCCTTTAATTGGATAG